The DNA region TTTTAGAGGTAAGTTTTTTAACATTTTCCACAATACGATCTTGATCTTCAGCAAGATCATTAATTTTTTGAGAAGAATTTTGTACATTTTTATTGATTTCAGAGTTGGTTGTCATCGTTAGTTTAGCTTTAATCAAGGCCTGTTGAAGCGTTGAAAGGAGGGTATTAAGATGTTCGCTGATATGCCCAATTTCATCATGGTTAAGGACTTCTAAAGGACGGTTAAGTGCCAAATCCTGTGTGATGTCAGAGAGATGGTCTCCAATACGTCCAATACGTTTGACAATATAACGGCTAATAGATAGAAGAAGGCTAGAAGTAATGGCTAAAACCGCTAGTGAAATAGCAATGACTAAATAAAGATTTTGTTTGAGTTTTGTGCTTATTTCTACACTAATATCTTTCACTCTTTGATTGGTAAATTTTGAGATATTATCAAAACGTTGTGATATATATTTGCAATCTGCCTCAATCTCAACTGCCATATCGCCTATATCTTCACGATTATCTTTGACATACAATGCATAGATACGTTGATATTGTGGTGCAATTTTTTGACTATAACGGTCATACGCTTCATTAAGGTTTTGCTTTAAAGTAGGATCAGAATAAAAATCACTTTTGAGCGCTTTATCAAAAAACTCTTTCATATTTTTTTCAATCATCGGAATATGATCTTTTGCCTGACCAGTAGGTAGAAATTCACTTGTGACATGAATCAGGTCATTTAAAACCATTTCAAAAGTGCTACGTGCCGCGGTAATTTCACTATCGGGCACTACATTTTTTTCATAAATCGTTTCTAATGAGTTTTTACCAATCACACTAGAGTTAATGCTCACATAAGCGAGAATAATCAAACCAAGAACGGTAACAAACGAAATAAAAAGAAGCTTTGTAGAGATTCTAATTTCAGTAAACATCACATACCTTTATTTGGAACATTTCCTTATTTTCATAGCTGCATAATAGCCAAAAAATATTTAAAAGGTCAAGTTTTTTAAACTATTTTTATAAATAAAAAATATTAAAACTAAAGAATCAGAATAACAAAAGTTTAATCTCTTCTCCCGATTCTACATGCGTTGTTGTCTCATCACTGATCCAAAGCGCATTACTGTTTACAAGGGGTTTAACCATGCCTGAACCGTATCTATTGCCATCAAATGCATAAAAAGCTCCCAAATTGTATGTGCCCAAAACAAGGTTTATACGACCTGATTTAACTTTAAAAGGCTCACTGTTTTGTGCATAAATCACTTCAAAATTAAACTTTTTTTGACCTTGAAATTTTTTGAGTACAGGAATGAGAAACAAAAACGCATTGACATAAGCAGCTAAAGGATTTCCTGGCATAGAAGCCACAATTGTCTCTCCCATCTTGCCCATCATCGTCGGTTTTCCTGGTTTGATGTTAATACCATGAAATGAAGCTTTAAAACCATTTATGAGCAGTGCCCGTTCCACAAAATCCGCTTCGCCCATACTGACACCCCCACTGGTCACCAAAACATCATACTGTTTCATTTGTGCAAAATAGGCGGTTGCAGCTTCTAAATTATCGGGAATAACGCCACAATACTGCGCAGCGAAGCCATGCTCGCGCAAAAGAGCCATTAAAGAGAGCGCATTGATATCGTAAATTTCATCTTCGCTTGCAATTTCCCAAGGAGATTTGAGCTCATCACCTGTTGAAAAAACAGCGATAGCAAGCTTTTTATAGACTTCAACCATACTGATACCCTGCGAGGCAAGCAAAGCGATATCCCGTGAACTTAAACACGTTCCTTCACTGAGTAAAAGAGCACCAACGCGTTCTTCTTCTCCTTTGAAACGAAGGGCATTGCCTTTTTTCACATTTGGAGAGAGAATGATTTTATGCTCATCGTATAAAAGACAATCTTCAAAAGGAATAATAGTATCGGCATCATCAGGGACTTTGGCACCTGTCATGATTTTATAGCACTCATTCTCGCCTAAACTTGGTTCAACCACATTGCCCGCTAAAATCGTTGTTTTAATCAAGAGTTCACTTAGCCCTTCTTGGTGTTTAAAGGCAAACCCATCCAAGGCTGCGTTGTTATAAGAAGGGAGATTTTTTTTACATATAATATCTTTGGCAAGTGTTCGCCCAAGAGCTTCAAAGACACTAACCCATACACAATAAGGTTTAGTCGATACGAGATCTTGACTTAGCGCGACTGCCTCATCAAAACTAACCACTTGCCCTTTATTCATTGATTACTCCTCAAGTCTTTCAATATGCGCACCTAAGTGTGAGAATTTACCTTCAAGATCTTCATAACCACGATCAAGGTGATAAATTCGGTGAATTTTGGTTGTTCCCTCTGCCACGAGTGCCGCTAAAATAAGCGCTGAACTTGCTCGAAGATCGGTTGCCATAACATCAGCAGCATTTAGTTTAGCTTTTCCCTCAACGGTGGCACTATGACCTTTAAGTTTAATATTTGCCCCCATACGTGAAAGTTCACTCACGTGCATAAAACGATTTTCAAATAAGCGCTCATCAATGATACTGGTGCCTTTTGCTTGCGTGCATAGCGCCATGAATTGCGCTTGAAGATCCGTTGGAAAACCTGGATATTCAGTTGTTTCGATGTCAGAAGGTAGAATTTTTTCACAAGGATGAATGGTGAGGGTATCGTCTTTTTCATCGACCTTAAAACCCATTTGTTGAAGCTTCAAAATAACTGCATCTAAATGTCTAGGATTAACTTTTTTCAACGTGATTTTTGAATTCGTAATAGCACCTGCGCACAAATAGGTACCAGCTTCTATACGATCCGGAATCACACGAAAATCTTGAATATCTAAGAGCTTTCCACCACTGCCTTGGATGATCAATTTTGAAGTTCCAATACCTTCAATACTCACACCAGACTCAGCTAAAACTTCACACAATTGCACCACTTCTGGTTCTTTTGCAACATTGACCAGTGTCGTTACACCATGTGCAAGTGCTGCTGCCATGATGATATTTTCACTACCTGTCACTGTCACTTTATCAAAACTGATTGTTGTCCCTTTAAGCCCTTTAGGTGCTTTGGCCAAAACATATCCTTGTTTAATTTCAATGACGGCTCCCATTTTTTCCAATGCTTTTAAGTGCAGATCGATCGGGCGCTGACCAATAGCGCATCCACCTGGAAGAGAAACCTCACAGTGTCCAAAACGCGCTAAGAGTGGTCCTAGTGTTAAGATAGAAGCACGCATTTTTCGAACAATATCATAATTGGCACAGGCTGAATTTACCGTTGAAGCATCTACTTCAACAACATTTTTTTCTTTACATGTAAACGTCGCGCCTAAATTTGTAAGCAGTTGCAACAGTGTTTTCACATCGGCGACTTGAGGCATATTTGAAATTGTGATGGGTCGTTTTGAGAGGAGTGTTAACGCTAAAAGGGGAAGTGCGGCATTTTTTGCCCCAGAAATTGAGACAGAACCACTTAGTTTTTGTTTCCCTTTGATCGCCAAATAATACATCATTCATTGTTTCCTTTTAAAAGATTCAGTTATTGTAGTTAAAAAATGATTAAAATTCCTATGAATTTGGGTAGAATTTGAATTACTATGATTGTGAGGAATTCAGATGCTTTTAGAACAGTTTTTGCATGAAACACGCTATCAATCTATTGCTCATCTCTATTTTGATGAAGTAAAATTAACCATTTTAGATCGCGCTAAAAAAGAACATACCTCTTTTCAATCGTTTGATCTTACCAAAGATATCAAATCTGCCCCTCTTGCAGACATACTTTTCATTGAAATAGGCGATGGCAATAAAGACAAACTCAAACTCCTTGTCAGCCTTTTTGCCAAACGTAAACCAATTATTGCTTATCTTTTTGCCGATGATGTGGAAAATAGACTCTTACTCAAATTTGCATTGCATTTTGGAATTACGGACGTTTTACCGCTTAAAAATGAAGAAAATCTCCTCTTCTCGATCTTTTCTAAAAGTCCCAATAAACTCGATGATAAACTTTTCACGTTTCAAAAAATTGAACTTGAAAAGAAGATAGAACATTTTTTTCCTTTTTTAGTGTTCCAAGGTGAAACCCTGACGTATGCGAATGCCAAAGCAAAAATGCTTTATGAAACCAATGACCTGATGGCACTTCAAACGAAAATCAACCGTGATGAGGAGTTATGTGAAGCGCTGAAGGAAGATGGAGATGCACAAGGGAGCATTGTTATTGAAACAGCTTCCGCTGAAAAAGAGATCTATCTTTGTGTCATCAAATCTTTTCCGCAAAGTAGTGAAAAAATTGTCACCCTCATTAATTACGAACCTGAAAGTGAACCTAAAAACTGCTCATCTATTATGAATCGCTTTGATTTTGTCGATAAACTCAAAGATCGTCTTGCACAGCAAAGTGTCACGCAAACGCCTATTTCTCTTATTTTTATTAATATTTCCAATCTTGATAAGCTCAGTAAAACGTTTACCAGTACAACACTCTATGAGGCATTCAAAAATTTGATGCTTCAACTCTTCAAGCTCAAAGAGGAGGGGCAAGACCTCATCCAATGGAGCCCCAATCTTTATATTTTGATGGGTGAAAAAGAGACCTTTGAACACGCTTGCGATCAAACACGGTATATTCAGCAAGAGCTCATCTCGGCAACGGCCAATGAAAAGATAACACCTATTATTCTCTCCTCAGCCTTTCAGATAGAGATGGATGATCTTAACGAAGTCATTGATTACATTGAAAAGATCAATACCAAAAATCTCTTGTCACATGATATTGAAAAAATAAAATATTATGAGCTTGATTACCTTGATAATGTTATTGAAGAACAAGAACAAATTTCTTATTTAATGCACAACTGTGTTAATAATAAAATTCCTATCAAACTGCTCAATATCTACAAAGGTTTGTGTATTAACACCAATTCAGCCATCATAAAAATAGCCCAAGACAGCTACCAAATGAGCTGCGAAAACCTTCAAGGCTACGCGATGCAACTCGAAGGAGAAACCGTCCTTCAAGCACCTAATTTCCCAAAAGACATCAAAGCCGAAATCTCTTTGGTTGATATTAAACGCTCACTTGTCATCATTAAAAACCTCAAGTTTCTAGCCTCAAGTGCCAATAACAGGCAACATACGCGGGTACAAACCAGTGTACGAACACCTGTTCTTATCAAATACGCCCATCGTTCTTCCGCACAAGGCGAGATTATCGACATCTCAGTCAATTCTATTGCGATGAAAGTCACCAAATCTTTCCGTGAAGAAGAGATGATGAACCAATACGTACGACTCAATTTCTCACTTCCATGCGAAGAGGGTGAAAATGGATACGTCATCATGGATATTGAAGCAAAAGTAACTTATATAGGGCACACCGATAAATATACAAAAATTGTTGTAGCTCTCGAAAATTTACCAAAACCATATGATGACTATTTGCTTCGCTACATGTACTCTCGCCAAAAAGAGCTCATTTCAGAAATCAGAAGAGCAACCAAAGCGTATAACTAAATCTTTACATGTAAAGATTTTTAAAGTGTGAAAAGTTTACATGTAAAAGTCATCTGTTTAACCTTTTTGACTCACAAATTAATAAAAATTATGAAATTTTTAATTTTTAATATATAATCAATTGAGCTATAAAAACATCAGATTAAGGGATAGTATGAAAAAAATATTACTATTAATAGGATTACTCACGAGTATGTATGCAATGCCACCTTGCGAATATGAGACCGAACAAGTATGTATGTATTTGTACAAAAGTCCTATGAGTGCAGAAGTAAACGTTATTAATATGACACAAAAAAGAGTTGTTGTTCAAGCAGAAGCAAGGCTAGATAAAGTCTATCGAAAAATAGATAATCTTGTGCTAGAGCCCAATCAAACAATGACTCTTATCAAGACACGATATAACAATTCGTCAACAAAGCCAAGTTACATTTCTAGAAAATTTGCATTCAAATACATCAATTAAAAATAGTTTTGTATTAAAGAGGCGACTTCAAGACTTTCTATTATTTAAGTTACATGTAAAGCCTCAAACTCTCAATTAGAGATGATTAATAATACTTGCATTATACGCCGCTCCAAAGCCATTGTCGATGTTCACAACACTCACACCACTGGCACAGCTGTTGAGCATGGAAAGAAGCGCTGCAACACCTCCAAAACTCGCACCATAACCAACACTTGTTGGTACAGCGATGACAGGTTTATCGACCAGACCTCCGATAACACTTGCAAGTGCACCCTCCATTCCTGCGATAACGATGACCACTTTGGCATTTTGAATGACATCTAAGTGTGCAAACAAACGGTGAATCCCCGCAACGCCAACATCGACAACCTTTTTAACATGATTGCCTAAAATACGCGCTGTTTCATACGCCTCTTCGACCACATAAAGATCTGACGTTCCTGCGGCTATAATGGCGATGTAACTCTCTGGTGGCGTCATGATTTCTCGCTCGATGGTAATCGTTCTCCCCATCACATTGTACTTTGCTTCGGGGGCAATGCCAAGAACAACTTCATAGGCTTTTTCATTGGCACGGGTGATAAGAATGTTATTTTCTCTATCAAGAAGTTTTTGGGTAATTTGAGCAATCTGTTCAGGTTTTTTACTCTCACCATAGATGACTTCCG from Sulfurospirillum diekertiae includes:
- a CDS encoding molybdopterin molybdotransferase MoeA is translated as MNKGQVVSFDEAVALSQDLVSTKPYCVWVSVFEALGRTLAKDIICKKNLPSYNNAALDGFAFKHQEGLSELLIKTTILAGNVVEPSLGENECYKIMTGAKVPDDADTIIPFEDCLLYDEHKIILSPNVKKGNALRFKGEEERVGALLLSEGTCLSSRDIALLASQGISMVEVYKKLAIAVFSTGDELKSPWEIASEDEIYDINALSLMALLREHGFAAQYCGVIPDNLEAATAYFAQMKQYDVLVTSGGVSMGEADFVERALLINGFKASFHGINIKPGKPTMMGKMGETIVASMPGNPLAAYVNAFLFLIPVLKKFQGQKKFNFEVIYAQNSEPFKVKSGRINLVLGTYNLGAFYAFDGNRYGSGMVKPLVNSNALWISDETTTHVESGEEIKLLLF
- a CDS encoding methyl-accepting chemotaxis protein; the encoded protein is MFTEIRISTKLLFISFVTVLGLIILAYVSINSSVIGKNSLETIYEKNVVPDSEITAARSTFEMVLNDLIHVTSEFLPTGQAKDHIPMIEKNMKEFFDKALKSDFYSDPTLKQNLNEAYDRYSQKIAPQYQRIYALYVKDNREDIGDMAVEIEADCKYISQRFDNISKFTNQRVKDISVEISTKLKQNLYLVIAISLAVLAITSSLLLSISRYIVKRIGRIGDHLSDITQDLALNRPLEVLNHDEIGHISEHLNTLLSTLQQALIKAKLTMTTNSEINKNVQNSSQKINDLAEDQDRIVENVKKLTSKINRELQESRDISETSATYMKEDYVMLDEMIKTLDQIVESINSVSQDEQHISSQMHDLAEQTTQIRSVLDMIKDIADQTNLLALNAAIEAARAGEHGRGFAVVADEVRKLAERTQKSLSEIDVTISVVVQSVSSASENIKENSQKVVNLNEDAIKISSMANETKEKTSKSLEITNVAYEKALSISKEIDNLTQGVEAATGLAHENKKIADNLMSVSTNLNLSTAELEKEITIFKV
- the murA gene encoding UDP-N-acetylglucosamine 1-carboxyvinyltransferase translates to MMYYLAIKGKQKLSGSVSISGAKNAALPLLALTLLSKRPITISNMPQVADVKTLLQLLTNLGATFTCKEKNVVEVDASTVNSACANYDIVRKMRASILTLGPLLARFGHCEVSLPGGCAIGQRPIDLHLKALEKMGAVIEIKQGYVLAKAPKGLKGTTISFDKVTVTGSENIIMAAALAHGVTTLVNVAKEPEVVQLCEVLAESGVSIEGIGTSKLIIQGSGGKLLDIQDFRVIPDRIEAGTYLCAGAITNSKITLKKVNPRHLDAVILKLQQMGFKVDEKDDTLTIHPCEKILPSDIETTEYPGFPTDLQAQFMALCTQAKGTSIIDERLFENRFMHVSELSRMGANIKLKGHSATVEGKAKLNAADVMATDLRASSALILAALVAEGTTKIHRIYHLDRGYEDLEGKFSHLGAHIERLEE
- a CDS encoding pilus assembly protein PilZ, whose translation is MLLEQFLHETRYQSIAHLYFDEVKLTILDRAKKEHTSFQSFDLTKDIKSAPLADILFIEIGDGNKDKLKLLVSLFAKRKPIIAYLFADDVENRLLLKFALHFGITDVLPLKNEENLLFSIFSKSPNKLDDKLFTFQKIELEKKIEHFFPFLVFQGETLTYANAKAKMLYETNDLMALQTKINRDEELCEALKEDGDAQGSIVIETASAEKEIYLCVIKSFPQSSEKIVTLINYEPESEPKNCSSIMNRFDFVDKLKDRLAQQSVTQTPISLIFINISNLDKLSKTFTSTTLYEAFKNLMLQLFKLKEEGQDLIQWSPNLYILMGEKETFEHACDQTRYIQQELISATANEKITPIILSSAFQIEMDDLNEVIDYIEKINTKNLLSHDIEKIKYYELDYLDNVIEEQEQISYLMHNCVNNKIPIKLLNIYKGLCINTNSAIIKIAQDSYQMSCENLQGYAMQLEGETVLQAPNFPKDIKAEISLVDIKRSLVIIKNLKFLASSANNRQHTRVQTSVRTPVLIKYAHRSSAQGEIIDISVNSIAMKVTKSFREEEMMNQYVRLNFSLPCEEGENGYVIMDIEAKVTYIGHTDKYTKIVVALENLPKPYDDYLLRYMYSRQKELISEIRRATKAYN
- the larB gene encoding nickel pincer cofactor biosynthesis protein LarB, coding for MCGQGIEKLLEAVKNGDISIHDALKKIKAEPFEELDFAKIDHHRGIRLGYPEVIYGESKKPEQIAQITQKLLDRENNILITRANEKAYEVVLGIAPEAKYNVMGRTITIEREIMTPPESYIAIIAAGTSDLYVVEEAYETARILGNHVKKVVDVGVAGIHRLFAHLDVIQNAKVVIVIAGMEGALASVIGGLVDKPVIAVPTSVGYGASFGGVAALLSMLNSCASGVSVVNIDNGFGAAYNASIINHL